The sequence AGCTCCTGGATTTGCTgtagagaaataaaaatataccaaataaataaagatcagacattttacaacaaatttataCAGAAAACCATTAAATTAGAAAAGATTCACAGAGTTCTTTTCTTCTCACTGTAGGAGGAAACAGGAACAGATTCTCCTACCATGTAGGCCTGATCCAGAGCCTGTTTCCTGTAGTCGAGCTCCTCCTCCAAATATCCTTTCTGCTTACAGAACATCTCCTGCAGACGACAGAAACATCCGAGCAGACGTTCAACCACAGAAACTTAATTGaattctttaaaataataataataattccggTACCATCTCCAGCTCCAGGTCCATCATCTTCTGGTGAAGCGCTGCTTCTGTTCCCTCAATCTGCTGGATCCACTGAGGAGCAAAAAGACCAGCCGTTCCTTCATCtgcagtttatattttatatctaaTCCTTCGATTTCTccgtttattatttagttattcgTGTTAAGAACTCTGTGCAGCTTTAAAGCTGAATaaattcattagaaggggtgttcacTAGACGTGTGCAGaacgacaatatttattttattgtaattaattttattttaccttCTCAGCCAGAGAGAGAACAGTGCTGGCCTGAATAATCGCCACCTGTTCTTCATTCCTCAAATTCTGTGgaggaaataaagaaatataatataatatataataaatataaacacaaaaactACTTATACTGAAACCTTATTAATATTTAGAGAAAACAGCAGAACTCACCCCGTTATCTCCCAGAATATCTAAGAGTTTGATGAGGTCAGGAATACAAACATCCTGCAGACCAGAAAACACACATTCTTTAAAACAAGCTCCACCCACtgagcatcacacacacatatcatCACACACACTACATCACACAGatatcatcacacacacacacacacactacatcacACACATTACATCACACACATAACCTCACGCACATTACATCACACACATTACATCACACATGCTCTGGTTACACTGGATGATTACTGTGGATCAGTTGTTACTGACGGGTCTCTTGATATAAACAGATTTTAGCCTCTATTTTCTTTTCCGCCGCAGGGCGTGATTATTAGCGCCATGCCGCGCCAGCCCGTTACCCCGGTTACAGTTCCTGTTTGTGTTCGGTCTCATTATTGTGTGGTGAATTGCAAAACAGAGCGTAATGACTAAATGCAACATCcagaactgtgtattttaatacaGCTATGATGTTTTAGCATTGGGTTCATTAAAGGACTCATGCAATGCTAACATGGCAGCGAATGGGCTCATCCAGCATCGCTAACATGGGATTAGGATTGAGACGTGCATTTCACGCAGCTCACGCGCAACACCTCGTATTTCTCACGCACAGACTTTATTAGGACACGCCCACCAAGATACTGCGCTAGTTTAAACTGTGAATGCGGAGCATCATCACACGGTTTCCTGCAGATTCTGGAGAGGAGCTTCCCAAACCGCATTTACACGATCCTGCAAATAACTTTACAAACAGAGCGACACCGAACGACGCAATTCCACGAGGAGCTGCAGTACAGTAAACATCTCATCATCTAATTCTGTATTATCTGATGAATATAagcacttataataataataataataatacagtaaagaaTTACCTTCACTCCCTCCTTTATACAGTAGATCTGCAGAGCGCTCACTCCCTCAGAGAACGGGTGGATGCTGAGTGTAAACGGAGGGGACCTCCTCTCTCGCTCCTGTCCAATCAGACACACAGCACACCTGTCAATCACTTCACACAGGTAAAGAGAGCAGCACAGGTAGAACATTCTCTACTGCTCCAGTTTTATAGGGGTGGGATTTTGACTGTAATCATTAGCAATAAATTGTTCAGACAcaccagtttttatttttttagaatctGTTATTCCACTAGGATTTTGTGTTGTTAGAATATCATGTACATTTAGAAGAGATAAGGTTGTTTCATGTTGCGACAGGATGCAAGGACAAGATGTTGACAACTGCAGAGGGAGATACCCGCTATCTGAGTGATTGTGCTAGTAACCTCTCCTTAGCTAGCCTACGCACGGCTGTTCTACGCGGCGCAAAGTCGCAGACAGGCCAGAAGACGACGAAGGCCACGGGAATGGAAAACAACATGATGTTCGGACTTTGTGACGTACACCTTTTTGATGCAACATATGTAATGCATTGTCATGCTTAATCAGTAgtgtaatgttgatacatttgaagAACCAATCATAGAGACAATTATGTCATTATTGATTTTTATAGAACCAATAAGAACATGTATCCTGGTAAAGTAGATTTACATGTAATTATTATTCAAGTATAACTGTTAATGCATAGACAGAAAAGTCAGACTTTTCCTGTAGCTCTCGAGATTGGAATACTTTACTTTTGACCATCTACAACATTTTTCCTgtaatacttttgtctattttcttactttttgtctGATTCATCTACTGGCGTGTCTGTAATACTTCAATGATTTTCTTCAGTAAATTTTATTCTAAATTGGATATCCTGACTTCTGGTTTTTCTTGTCCGTCTGGTTCACAAACatttttgctgtggtaaattacccaacAGTCTGAATAAAaggaaagtttactttttatccaatcagaacagtgagatCTAAGAGTATACAACACTTCTATTAAGTGGGCGTGGTTTAAACACCACTTCTGAGCAATCTTCACATCTAAACTAATAATCCAAAATAAATAGTCTGTAAAAATGTTCACAGTATCGGAAAATAAACTCCTGATTTAACAGGATGTGTCTGACCTCCAGCTCCAGGATACGGAACTCCAGTAGATCATTCTGGTCTTTGGAGTCCTGAAGCTCCTCCTTTAGCTGCACATTTTCCACATTAACTTTCTCCACCTGTCAATCACACAGAGAGCAACATCCTAAACTACTGAGAAACGCTGAGTGTGAAATAAAGCGTTGGGTATTTTTATCAGTTTATTAACTTCCTCTCTCTGACTGAGAGTCATGAGCTGTACAGGTAATGatagcttagctaacttagccgtagcatttgtttgtttaccaaatcTCTGCCTGCTtttctctgtgtacattttactcacatatgattagaatagaactactgaagtaaatataggattagaacagcactgctgaggcaaatgtgtgattagaatagcactgctgaggtaaaggatTAGCCATACCAGTTTTAACTGCACTTATTTAGACTGTATCTATTAATAATGATATTTTAGGGAAAAGTTAAGTACAGACCTTTTCCAGGAGCTCCTGATTTCGCCTGAGGAACAGCTGCTTCTCCTCCACCCACTTTGAGTCCTTAAAgaaaggaaataataataaaataaatctaacaGAACATCCCTGAAACCAAATCTAATTACTGATCTATTAGCCTCCGTTAGCATCCAGACAGGAAGCGCACATCCAAACATTCACAATCACGACCAGCCACGCCTTCCCACGTACTGCACTGTGATATATCACTACTGGTACTGTGATTCTTaagggggtgtgccatatccaACCGTACTCAATAATATCATAAAAATCTGACAcgataaaaaaacatattgtgataaCAGCAATATCGTGGTGATATCGTTTTCATGGTGATATTGTTATCACATTTATATTGTTATCATGGTCATATTGTTATCGTGGTGATATCGTTCTCGTGGTGATATAGTTATCGTGGCGATATTGTTATCATGGTGATGTTATTGTGGTGATATCGTTCTCGTGGTGATATCGTTACCGTGGTGATGTAGTTATCGCGGTGATATAGTTATCGTGGTGATATTGTTATCACATTGATATTGTTATCATGGTGATATTGTTATCATGGTGATATTGTTATCGTGGTGATATTGTTCTCGTGGTGATATAGTTATCGTGGTGATGTTATCGTGCTGATATTATTCTCGTGGTGATATCGTTACCGTGGTGATATAGTTATCGCGGTGATATAGTTATCGTGGTGATATTGTTATCACATTGATATTGTTATCATGGTCATATTGTTATCGTGGTGATATCGTTCTCGTGGTGATATAGTTATCGTGGTGATATTGTTATCGTGGTGATATCGTTCTCGTGCTGATATCATTCTCGTGGTGATGTTATCGTGCTGATATCATTCTCGTGGTGATGTTATCGTGGTGATATTGTTATTGTGGTGATATTGTTATCGTGGTGATATTGTTATTGTGGTGATATTGTTATCGTGGTGATGTTATCGTGGTGATATAGTTATCGTGGCGATGTTATCGTGGTGATATTGTTATTGTGGTGATGTTATCGTGGTGATATTGTTATCGTGGTGATATTGATTTTGTAGTGATATTGATTTTGTAGTGATATTGTTATCGTGGTGATATAGTTATCGTGGTGATATTGATTTTGTGGTGATATTGTTATCGTGGTGATATTGTTCTCGTGGTGATATAGTTATCGTGGTGATATTGTTACCGTGCTGATATTATTCTCGTGGTGATATCGTTACCGTGGTGATATAGTTATCGCGGTGATATTGTTATCGTAGTGATATAGTTATCGTGCTGATATCATTCTCGTGGTGATATCGTTATCGTGGTGATATAGTTATCGTGCTGATATCATTCTTGTGGTGATATCGTTACCGTGGTGATATAGTTATCGCGGTGATATAGTTATCGTGGTGATATTGTTATCACATTGATATTGTTATCATGGTCATATTGTTATCGTGGTGATATCGTTCTCGTGGTGATATAGTTATCGTGGTGATATTGTTATCGTGGTGATATCGTTCTCGTGCTGATATCATTCTCGTGGTGATATAGTTATCGTGGTGATGTTATCGTGGTGATATTGTTATTGTGGTGATATTGTTATCGTGGTGATATTGTTATTGTGGTGATATTGTTATCGTGGTGATATTGTTATTGTGGTGATATTGTTATCGTGGTGATGTTATCGTGGTGATATAGTTATCGTGGTGATGTTATCGTGGTGATATTGTTATTGTGGTGATGTTATCGTGGTGATATTGTTATTGTGGTGATATTGTTATCGTGGTGATATTGATTTTGTGGTGATAGTTATCGTGGTGATATATTTATCGTGGTGATGTTATCGTGGTGATATTGTTATTGTGGTGATATTGTTATCGTGGTGATATTGTTATTGTGGTGATATTGTTATCATGGTCATATTGTTATCGTGGTGATATCGTTCTCGTGCTGATATCATTCTCGTGGTGATATAGTTATTGTGGTGATGTTATCGTGGTGATATTGTTATTGTGGTGATGTTATCGTGGTGATATTGTTATCGTGGTGATATCGTTCTCGTGCTGATATCATTCTCGTGGTGATATAGTTATCGTGGTGATGTTATCGTGGTGATATTGTTATCGTGGGGATGTTATCGTGGTGATATAGTTATCGTGGTGATGTTATCGTGGTGATATTGTTATTGTGGTGATGTTATCGTGGTGATATTGTTATCGTGGTGATATTGTTATTGTGGTGATATTGTTATCGTGGTGATATTGTTATTGTGGTGATGTTATCGTGGTGATATTGTTATTGTGGTGATATTGTTATCGTGGTGATATTGTTATCGTGGTGATGTTATCGTGGTGATATAGTTATCGTGGTGATGTTATCGTGGTGATATTGTTATTGTGGAGATGTTATCGTGGTGATATTGTTATTGTGGTGATATTGTTATCGTGGTGATATTGATTTTGTGGTGATAGTTATCGTGGTGATATAGTTATCGTGGTGATGTTATCGTGGTGATATTGTTATTGTGGTGATATTGTTATCGTGGTGATATTGTTATTGTGGTGATATTGTTATCATGGTCATATTGTTATCGTGGTGATATCGTTCTCGTGCTGATATCATTCTCGTGGTGATATAGTTATTGTGGTGATGTTATCGTGGTGATATTGTTATTGTGGTGATGTTATCGTGGTGATATTGTTATCGTGGTGATATCGTTCTCGTGCTGATATCATTCTCGTGGTGATATAGTTATCGTGGTGATGTTATCGTGGTGATATTGTTATCGTGGGGATGTTATCGTGGTGATATAGTTATCGTGGTGATGTTATCGTGGTGATATTGTTATTGTGGTGATGTTATCGTGGTGATATTGTTATCGTGGTGATATTGTTATCGTGGTGATATTGTTATTGTGGTGATATTGTTATCGTGGTGATATTGTTATTGTGGTGATGTTATCGTGGTGATATTGTTATCGTGGTGATGTTATCGTGGTGATATAGTTATCGTGGTGATGTTATCGTGGTGATATTGTTATTGTGGTGATGTTATCGTGGTGATATTGTTATCGTGGTGATGTTATCGTGGTGATATAGTTATCGTGGTGATGTTATCGTGGTGATATTGTTATTGTGGTGATGTTGTTATCGTGGTGATATTGTTATCGTGGTGATATAGTTATTGTGGTGATGTTATCGTGGTGATATTGTTATTGTGGTGATATAGTTATCGTGGTGATATTGTTATCGTGGTGATATCGTTCTCGTGGTGATATAGTTATCGTGGTGATATAGTTATCGTGGTGATGTTATTGTGGTGATATAGTTATCGTGGTGATTTTATCGTGCTGATATCATTCTCGTGGTGATATCGTTACCGTGGTGATATTGTTATCGTGGTGATATTGTTATCACGGTGATACTGTAGGGTGAGATTTCCTGTGATTCCTCTGGTAATCAATAATATTGATTATGCAGATGAGTTGCCTCAGTTCTAATTACTAATATACTATAATGAGAGGAGCTGACCTGATTAAAAAGCTGGAAAATCAATATCAGCCCATATTACCCAGCCCTGCTGCAGATCTGATCACCCTGTCAGATTTAATCAGACTCTCCAATCTAAAATTATTCTGAGaggattatattaataattataacgTCATTATTGTTTAAAATCTgtgaaaataaagttaaatataacAGAAATTCTGAGCTCAGAATCAGAAATACTCACTTGTCCTTTCAGCGTTAGCTCCTTTTCTAGGTCTTCAATTTTGGCTTTATACCTCTGAACATCAGCCTGGAGCTGCTCCTGAGCCTAAAACACAAAACCTTACAAATtaaatcaaactttaaaatgcaaaacaacaaatcgtttttttacaaagaaaactatagtgataaaaagtcttaaaaagatAAAGATTAAACTCATGTGACACCGGTGTGTCAGTGTGAATCTGATATTTTTCATTCTGATTTAGTTTTTGTTGTTATTACAGGGGGctgtatgttgattacactaattaaggcaagcggAAGAACTATTTTTcccagatcttcaaactttaaaacgggtaaATTTGACCGAGAACAGAACAGGAGGGATAAACCTTAGTTTAAAGCCACTGTTTGCAAAATAATAactatttaatgttaaatgtttaagtaGAGCAGATTCAAATTCTTATATCTTATTTATGAAGATAAACAacctgattgttattattattattattattgtaatactacatagatgtaaaaaaatatataaaaatataaaaaagcaaaagaaaaatactgAAGTGATTTTTCTGGTGGTGAGGAGGTTAAAGCGTTACCTTGGCCTCCATCTCTGCGTCCAGCATCCCCCCCTTCTGCTCCTGCAGTAAAGCGTAGGCTCTCTGCAGGGCCTGGTACTCCCGGGTCAACTGCCTGAACCTCAGCTCCGATTCCTCCACAGCCAAACCCTGCAGAACCAGCAGAACCAGCAGAACATTCGTCAGAGAGGAGCAGGAGGCGTTATCTTTTTCTTATCATTTTTTAATTCCTCTAAGacactaaattaataatgaacTTTTTACAACATCAAAATAGTAAAAAGCTCAAAACCACCAACAATAAGTTTCAACTTCACAGTAAATTTCCTTTATTTACAGATTTGAAGCAGATTCTGCTCTGAAAGCTGGAGACTCACCTCGTCTACGTCGTCATCAGGCGTCGCCGGAGTTCGATCCATCCGTACCGAGGCGATGGAGGAAGTTTCAGAATCCATCGACTCCTCGTCGTAACCGAAGAACGTGTCCACGACTATATGCCTCTAAATATAAACACAAGCAGAGTTCAGCACACGGAAATGATCCGGATTCACTGAGGAACTGAAGACTCAACTCCTACCTTGATTGGTCGATTTCGTTTATGACGCTTTTTCCTTAAGAGTTTTTCTCTGTCCTGAAACACAAAGAACCGACGACATCGTTACGCAACTCCACCGACTCCGACACCAGAACTACAGGAGAAAAGtcaatttcctgaaggaaacggtTTGTGCAGCTAAAATAGCTCCCaccggttgctatggtatcccaggtcaTGGTATGGAgctgctaagtgattgctatggtgttggtaagtggttgctaggtggttgatgaggTGAtgccagatggttgctaaggtgatatGGCATCCgcgctggttgctaaggtgttgctaggtggttgctcagacattgctatggtgtctatggtggttgctatgatattggttaagtggttgctagttggttgatgaagtgttgctaggtggctgctatgttaCTGCTATGGTATTCCTGGTGGTGGCTATGATactggtaagtggttgctaaggtagtTGCTAAGGCATAGCTATGTggctgctaaagtgttgctatggtatccatggtggttgctatgctgttgcttaATTATTTGCTAAGTGATTATGGAGGAGTTGCTCTGGTATCCGTTTTGGTTGCTATGGAGTGGCTACTAAGTGGTTGCAGTTACCTGCTCTAACATGTTGTTTGAGTAATGGTTTTTATACAGTTTCAGATATTATGGGATGTTTTTATGCTCCacttcacactgcagactctaatTAAACTCTATATTTACCTCAGTGCTGCTGACTGTACAGAAAATAAAGAGTCAGAACTGGACTAAGATTAAACCAGACGATACTGATCCAGTAAAACAGTCGTGTTTAAATTCACACTCACTCGCGTCAGCTCGTCGATCATGCTCTGCTGCTCCAGAACCTGCAGTTTGAGAAACTCGATCTCCTGATCATCGTGAGCCTGATCCAGATCATTCAGAGACTTCAGCTTCTTCAGCGGAGGATGAGAACTGATCTTCTCTTTctgaataaaggaaaaaaattaacCCAAAAACCGTGAgactataataaatatttaatctgttGTATTTGGGCAGTTTTGAGGGGGAACAGAATTAGCAGCCTGAATCCGTCCACTACTGCGTTCCTGTAACCAGCATCCTGTTTACTGCATTTTACAGGAgggtaaaatatcaatattgagaTATACTGTATCGTTTTCTTTTGcgatacattatcaatacattgtgtcaaaaatctatatttttattgaaacagaaGCGCTCTAAATTCCCTAAGCCCCGCCCCAAAATTAGACtttctaaagttactgcttcgttACTCCACAtagtggcgctataatcaaattaaTAGAGTTAAACCTGCGGTGAAAAATATcagttgttaaattgtgtgaaagtgaaacaccaataaatccataattcctggtatttaattatttaggagtatttaattctcttcagaaacacagatccTGTGAAATATCAGATAATTACCCTGTGaaatatcgagtatcacagaatgaaagtatcgtgataatattgttcTAATAAAATCATATGGCAGaatgtctgttgcaccatttaagctGGAACAGGAAAACCTAACCCCCCCCAACAATAATCACTAGACCctacaggtaaacagaggggcggGGCTGGGTAGTGAAATGGGACAGTAAAGAGATAAAGAAGatctgaagaggaggaggaggacggacCATCTCTGAGTTCTCTTTGCTGAGACTCTTCAGCTTCTCCTCCAGACGCTGCAGAGACTGACTCAGCTCATCGTTCTTCCTGTTCAGCAGCTTGTTTTTCTCCAGCAGAGGTTTACACTGTTTCTCCGCCTCCCGCACTCGCTTCAGCTGCAACCGCAAAAACACAGCAGCAAAATCACTTTACACAAAAAGCTCCACCTCTTTTCCAGCTCCTACCAATCAGAGCAGCAGCATCACATCTCAGCGGATTATTCACCTTTCACTACAACATAAAAAACGGGATACAGAAATATACAGAAGAgaatagaaaaacagaaataaaatagttTCAAAAACACTTTACAATTATTATATGTTatctattaatacatttaattatatctttactaaaatataacattaaataatatatatataaaaaaatctgtttctaaTGAACGTCACATCGGCCGGTCCTCCTCACTGCGAGACGAGACAGAGACGAGACAGAGACGAGACAGGACTGTACTACAATACTACAGGCTTCCTAAAATATAACCTGTTCTTTTACAATTAAAAAATTCCATTGTAAAACTTTTACAAACCAGTTCATTTCTTTCATCCCCCAGCAGGGTGTTCCGGTCCTCCAGTTTACGAATGCTGGAGTTCAGTTCAGCCATTCGCCTCTGGTTCCTCCTCATATCCTGAACCAGAGAAATAaacattatttcagtcatttatctATTTCTGCTACAATCACAAAAATATTTCAATCTAAACTAATTTCAtcaaaaaaacatgtttgtgaCAAATTAAAAAAGATCTCTTTGGGAGCGTCCAGCTCTTTTTATCAGTATGTGATCTCTGAGTTCAGAAATCTCGCCTTTGGTTCTTTGGTGTTAAATGATGATCGACTCTGCAGAGATTAACAAAGAAACTACTGTTGATTCTTCAACTGGAAAAATCCAATAAATAAATTCAtcacaaaaatcagattttccagCTGAATCACTTTTTTTCCATCCTGTTATAGAAAACAATTTTATCAAAAACATTCATTTGAAAACATGGTATAATAGTTAATAATTCGATCACTAAACCAGATTACTGACTTCAGATGTACCTATCACACATAAACTTcctcagagttcatcactacacacctccaaactacatgtagttttagagttcatcactacacacctccaaactacatgtagttttagagttcatcactacacacctccaaacttcatgtagttttagagttcatcactacacacctccaaacttcatgtagttttagagttcatcactacccacctctaaacttcatgtagttttagttcatcactacacacctccaaacttcatgtagttttagagttcatcactacacacctccaaacttcatgtagttttagagttcatcactacccacctctaaacttcatgtagttttagagttcatcactacacacctccaaac comes from Astyanax mexicanus isolate ESR-SI-001 chromosome 17, AstMex3_surface, whole genome shotgun sequence and encodes:
- the jakmip2 gene encoding janus kinase and microtubule-interacting protein 2: MAKKGRPKGEKPEALISALQAANEDLRSKLTDIQIELHQEKCKVNKLERDKVQEGKRIREQEQHRHTAALTEQRARWHEEKLKELAALRESLTRQHEQEIARTAKIKDGEIQRLRTALSALRDGSGEKVRTALTLEAREEARRFFDQERVKLVQEITELKASKRQTDEALSTMIQADKMKAGDLRTEHQAHQEQISKIKWDCERDIRRLVDEIKAKDRTIFSLEKELETATGFLQKLQLQKEALDEQLFLVKEAECNLGSPKREIPGRAGDGAEHCGSPDMRRNQRRMAELNSSIRKLEDRNTLLGDERNELLKRVREAEKQCKPLLEKNKLLNRKNDELSQSLQRLEEKLKSLSKENSEMKEKISSHPPLKKLKSLNDLDQAHDDQEIEFLKLQVLEQQSMIDELTRDREKLLRKKRHKRNRPIKRHIVVDTFFGYDEESMDSETSSIASVRMDRTPATPDDDVDEGLAVEESELRFRQLTREYQALQRAYALLQEQKGGMLDAEMEAKAQEQLQADVQRYKAKIEDLEKELTLKGQDSKWVEEKQLFLRRNQELLEKVEKVNVENVQLKEELQDSKDQNDLLEFRILELEERERRSPPFTLSIHPFSEGVSALQIYCIKEGVKDVCIPDLIKLLDILGDNGNLRNEEQVAIIQASTVLSLAEKWIQQIEGTEAALHQKMMDLELEMEMFCKQKGYLEEELDYRKQALDQAYMQIQELEATLYNALQQDKVIKYGEPLSEMQRDELRTAVEKLRRQMLRKSREYDCQILQERMELLHQAQQRIRDLEDKTDIQRRQIKDLEEKFLFLFLFFSLAFILWP